The following proteins are co-located in the Scomber scombrus chromosome 2, fScoSco1.1, whole genome shotgun sequence genome:
- the iqce gene encoding IQ domain-containing protein E isoform X2, which produces MFSAAAAKMSVEASDVQTDEDCEELVEDGFSFSADILEKRTRRKRSSGKPSSPRSPYLSSLNVNPRRVAVAAWRLPRASLGDTRGDTPGDTGSARLTSLSNGHDLSQMLRSECDVTPELLRQTLTARKHKQLHCASNGTTSSSGDYREKEDMYDEIIRLKKSLQAQKSDNQKMKAKLRRLEGDNAKREKQLEELLDPTKGSDYTRSLVDKKKEGSVVLNGLKQRILKLEQQCREKENALSNLQSELRTTNLEELKITVETYFEEIQRLRMLLEAAEKSSRAESKCSQRQQKALSSTVLRLSDNLKQLQQENTTLREELNTESPSGGVKGYREWSKQRLLRRLFEVEKRLEDSRKHAHRAKSSGRLDQEVQTTPTEILDVAQGFAMATEAVVSVGTSTEEGEEVAALRGSLSQLETEKAELQETLSSKDDEVRQLRTENEELKKEAVRWKDEQTNERDKERQQHEQELEELKMRIQSLEEDRSKLAQAEQSSLSPTTHENLEDTHGGAGLEEGGEGDTGGKEKEKEREEAQQKSENGRQKEREKAACIIQTNWREYRNRDIVLLQSALRGHLLRELQLKDLQEKAVEATNCSNVAPPVEGEMDVVALTMIQSAFRGHLARCSLAIESSGFSVPSPLSLPTLVPRRARSTHTPSRTGSASLHNSGEKQGEEEDLWSVSSTHASSVTPTTAQTELQFPAESGGSTAVDSDDSDDIIVSPSRPPRRREVLIL; this is translated from the exons GTTGAGGAtggtttctctttctctgcagatATTTTGGAAAAG AGAACGAGGAGGAAGAGATCTTCTGGCAAACCTTCTTCTCCAA GGTCTCCATACCTCTCGAGTCTGAATGTGAACCCAAGGAGAGTAGCGGTGGCGGCCTGGAGACTGCCGAGGGCCTCCTTGGGGGACACCAGAGGGGACACTCCTGGGGACACCGGCTCAGCTCGCCTCACGTCCCTCAGCAACGGCCACG ATCTGTCCCAGATGCTGAGGTCAGAGTGCGACGTCACACCAGAGCTTCTGAGACAGACTTTGACTGcgaggaaacacaaacaactcCACTGTGCATCGAATG GCACCACGTCCAGCAGCGGGGActacagagagaaggaggacatGTATGATGAGATCATTCGCCTCAAGAAG TCTCTCCAGGCACAGAAGTCTGACAACCAGAAGATGAAAGCCAAACTACGCCGCCTAGAGGGAGATAACgctaaaagagagaaacagctaGAAGAACTGTTAGATCCCACTAAA ggATCTGATTATACTCGTAGTTTGGTGGATAAGAAAAAAGAGGGGAGTGTG GTTCTCAACGGGCTGAAACAGAGAATACTGAAGCTGGAGCAGCAgtgtagagagaaagaaaacgcCTTGAG TAATCTGCAGAGCGAGCTGAGGACTACGAACCTGGAGGAGCTGAAGATAACAGTAGAAACCTACTTTGAAGAG atCCAAAGATTGAGGATGCTTCTTGAAGCTGCAGAGAAAAG tagTCGAGCAGAGAGTAAATGTTCTCAGAGACAGCAGAAAGCACTGAGCTCCACGGTTCTGCGTCTGTCTGACAACCTGAAGCAGCTTCAACAGGAAAACACGACGCTCAGAGAAGAGCTCAACACTGAGAGCCCTTCTGGAGGAGTCAAAG GTTACAGAGAGTGGAGTAAACAGAGACTGCTGAGGAGGCTTTTTGAAGTAGAGAAG AGGCTGGAGGACAGCAGGAAACACGCCCACAGAGCAAAGAGCAGCGGCCGATTGGACCAGGAGGTTCAGACCACGCCCACCGAGATTCTGGACGTTGCGCAGGGGtttgccatggcaacagaggCAGTGGTCTCCGTGGGAACGAGCacagaggaaggggaggaggtcGCTGCTCTGAGAGGAAGCCTCAGCCAATTGGAGACGGAGAAGGCGGAGCTCCAAGAGACGCTGTCAAGTAAAGA tgatgAAGTGAGACAGTTGAGGACAGAAAATGAAGAACTAAAGAAAGAGGCTGTGCGATGGAAGGATGAACAGACCAATGAACGGgacaaagagagacagcagcaTGA aCAGGAACTGGAGGAGTTGAAGATGAGGATTCAAAGTCTGGAGGAGGACAGAAGCAAACTTGCACAGGCTGAAcagtcttctctctctcccacaaCACACGAGAACCTCGAGGACACTCACGGCGGAGCAGGactggaggagggaggagaaggcgACActggaggaaaggagaaggagaaggagagggaagaaGCCCAGCAGAAGAGTGAGAATGGCCgtcagaaggagagagagaaagcagcgTGTATCATCCAGACAAATTGGAGGGAATACAGAAATAGG GACATCGTCTTGTTGCAGTCAGCATTAAGAGGTCATCTCCTCAGAGAACTGCAGCTCAAGGACTTGCAGGAAAAG GCCGTTGAGGCAACAAACTGCAGCAATGTCGCCCCTCCTGTAGAAGGAGAGATGGATGTGGTTGCCTTGACAATGATACAGTCTGCATTCAGGGGACACCTTGCTCGCTGTAGTCTTGCAATAGAGAG ttcAGGGTTCTCTGTGCCTTCTCCACTGAGTTTGCCAACGCTGGTACCAAGAAGAGCTCggtcaacacacacacccagcagAACAG GTTCTGCATCCCTCCATAACAGTGGTGAAAAGCAGGGTGAGGAAGAAGACCTCTGGTCTGTCTCGAGTACTCATGCATCCAGCGTGACACCGACAACAG CCCAAACGGAGCTCCAGTTCCCAGCAGAGTCCGGCGGATCCACTGCAGTCGATTCTGATgactctgatgacatcatcgtgTCTCCCTCACGTCCCCCGAGAAGAAGAGAAGTCTTAATCTTATAG
- the iqce gene encoding IQ domain-containing protein E isoform X1 codes for MFSAAAAKMSVEASDVQTDEDCEELVEDGFSFSADILEKQRTRRKRSSGKPSSPRSPYLSSLNVNPRRVAVAAWRLPRASLGDTRGDTPGDTGSARLTSLSNGHDLSQMLRSECDVTPELLRQTLTARKHKQLHCASNGTTSSSGDYREKEDMYDEIIRLKKSLQAQKSDNQKMKAKLRRLEGDNAKREKQLEELLDPTKGSDYTRSLVDKKKEGSVVLNGLKQRILKLEQQCREKENALSNLQSELRTTNLEELKITVETYFEEIQRLRMLLEAAEKSSRAESKCSQRQQKALSSTVLRLSDNLKQLQQENTTLREELNTESPSGGVKGYREWSKQRLLRRLFEVEKRLEDSRKHAHRAKSSGRLDQEVQTTPTEILDVAQGFAMATEAVVSVGTSTEEGEEVAALRGSLSQLETEKAELQETLSSKDDEVRQLRTENEELKKEAVRWKDEQTNERDKERQQHEQELEELKMRIQSLEEDRSKLAQAEQSSLSPTTHENLEDTHGGAGLEEGGEGDTGGKEKEKEREEAQQKSENGRQKEREKAACIIQTNWREYRNRDIVLLQSALRGHLLRELQLKDLQEKAVEATNCSNVAPPVEGEMDVVALTMIQSAFRGHLARCSLAIESSGFSVPSPLSLPTLVPRRARSTHTPSRTGSASLHNSGEKQGEEEDLWSVSSTHASSVTPTTAQTELQFPAESGGSTAVDSDDSDDIIVSPSRPPRRREVLIL; via the exons GTTGAGGAtggtttctctttctctgcagatATTTTGGAAAAG CAGAGAACGAGGAGGAAGAGATCTTCTGGCAAACCTTCTTCTCCAA GGTCTCCATACCTCTCGAGTCTGAATGTGAACCCAAGGAGAGTAGCGGTGGCGGCCTGGAGACTGCCGAGGGCCTCCTTGGGGGACACCAGAGGGGACACTCCTGGGGACACCGGCTCAGCTCGCCTCACGTCCCTCAGCAACGGCCACG ATCTGTCCCAGATGCTGAGGTCAGAGTGCGACGTCACACCAGAGCTTCTGAGACAGACTTTGACTGcgaggaaacacaaacaactcCACTGTGCATCGAATG GCACCACGTCCAGCAGCGGGGActacagagagaaggaggacatGTATGATGAGATCATTCGCCTCAAGAAG TCTCTCCAGGCACAGAAGTCTGACAACCAGAAGATGAAAGCCAAACTACGCCGCCTAGAGGGAGATAACgctaaaagagagaaacagctaGAAGAACTGTTAGATCCCACTAAA ggATCTGATTATACTCGTAGTTTGGTGGATAAGAAAAAAGAGGGGAGTGTG GTTCTCAACGGGCTGAAACAGAGAATACTGAAGCTGGAGCAGCAgtgtagagagaaagaaaacgcCTTGAG TAATCTGCAGAGCGAGCTGAGGACTACGAACCTGGAGGAGCTGAAGATAACAGTAGAAACCTACTTTGAAGAG atCCAAAGATTGAGGATGCTTCTTGAAGCTGCAGAGAAAAG tagTCGAGCAGAGAGTAAATGTTCTCAGAGACAGCAGAAAGCACTGAGCTCCACGGTTCTGCGTCTGTCTGACAACCTGAAGCAGCTTCAACAGGAAAACACGACGCTCAGAGAAGAGCTCAACACTGAGAGCCCTTCTGGAGGAGTCAAAG GTTACAGAGAGTGGAGTAAACAGAGACTGCTGAGGAGGCTTTTTGAAGTAGAGAAG AGGCTGGAGGACAGCAGGAAACACGCCCACAGAGCAAAGAGCAGCGGCCGATTGGACCAGGAGGTTCAGACCACGCCCACCGAGATTCTGGACGTTGCGCAGGGGtttgccatggcaacagaggCAGTGGTCTCCGTGGGAACGAGCacagaggaaggggaggaggtcGCTGCTCTGAGAGGAAGCCTCAGCCAATTGGAGACGGAGAAGGCGGAGCTCCAAGAGACGCTGTCAAGTAAAGA tgatgAAGTGAGACAGTTGAGGACAGAAAATGAAGAACTAAAGAAAGAGGCTGTGCGATGGAAGGATGAACAGACCAATGAACGGgacaaagagagacagcagcaTGA aCAGGAACTGGAGGAGTTGAAGATGAGGATTCAAAGTCTGGAGGAGGACAGAAGCAAACTTGCACAGGCTGAAcagtcttctctctctcccacaaCACACGAGAACCTCGAGGACACTCACGGCGGAGCAGGactggaggagggaggagaaggcgACActggaggaaaggagaaggagaaggagagggaagaaGCCCAGCAGAAGAGTGAGAATGGCCgtcagaaggagagagagaaagcagcgTGTATCATCCAGACAAATTGGAGGGAATACAGAAATAGG GACATCGTCTTGTTGCAGTCAGCATTAAGAGGTCATCTCCTCAGAGAACTGCAGCTCAAGGACTTGCAGGAAAAG GCCGTTGAGGCAACAAACTGCAGCAATGTCGCCCCTCCTGTAGAAGGAGAGATGGATGTGGTTGCCTTGACAATGATACAGTCTGCATTCAGGGGACACCTTGCTCGCTGTAGTCTTGCAATAGAGAG ttcAGGGTTCTCTGTGCCTTCTCCACTGAGTTTGCCAACGCTGGTACCAAGAAGAGCTCggtcaacacacacacccagcagAACAG GTTCTGCATCCCTCCATAACAGTGGTGAAAAGCAGGGTGAGGAAGAAGACCTCTGGTCTGTCTCGAGTACTCATGCATCCAGCGTGACACCGACAACAG CCCAAACGGAGCTCCAGTTCCCAGCAGAGTCCGGCGGATCCACTGCAGTCGATTCTGATgactctgatgacatcatcgtgTCTCCCTCACGTCCCCCGAGAAGAAGAGAAGTCTTAATCTTATAG